The Xiphias gladius isolate SHS-SW01 ecotype Sanya breed wild chromosome 4, ASM1685928v1, whole genome shotgun sequence genome includes a window with the following:
- the LOC120788917 gene encoding cAMP-specific 3',5'-cyclic phosphodiesterase 7B-like isoform X1, producing the protein MPVLEGLWAPDLRMRDSGLGVAVDVRVCPDEASRSPVWGPLRTPPVTCGGLSLALELPALIRQLRAAWRGRRGGPRGSKRSEASTWLEAEKEEVEEVKQDIENRSSHLEADGRLSTGHAGVLLAERRGSYPLIDLRILNTNAQQGEVESGTRRKVKRLLSFQRYCHASRLLRGLVPHTPGSLHLLDDDYLGQAAHMLSKVGAWNFDIFLFDRLTNGNSLVTLMCHLFNVYGLIHHFQLDMVKLHRFLGMVQDDYHSQNPYHNAVHAADVTQAMYCYLKEPKLAEQLSPLDVFLGLMAAAAHDVDHPGVNQPFLIKTRHHLASLYQNTSVLESHHWRSTVGMLRESGLLSHLPADMSQDMEQQLGSLILATDISRQNEFLLTFREHVDNQDLDLQLASHRHFILQIALKCADICNPCRVWELSRQWSERVCEEFYRQGDLERKFDLEISPLCNQQADSIPAIQIGFISYIVEPLFEEWHRFTEPSLLSQSMMGHLHKNKAHWSRLRYAQATLDTQTHSHADEPEPEVGGGEGENIP; encoded by the exons ATGCCAGTGTTAGAGGGGCTGTGGGCCCCAGATCTTAGGATGCGAGACTCTGGTCTTGGTGTCGCGGTCGACGTTAGGGTCTGTCCAGATGAGGCTTCCCGCTCGCCAGTGTGGGGTCCTCTCAGGACTCCTCCGGTTACTTGTGGGGGTCTGTCGCTGGCCCTGGAACTTCCGGCTCTCATACGGCAGCTCAGGGCAGCCTGGAGGGGGCGCAGGGGAGGCCCTCGGGGGTCCAAGAGAAGTGAGGCGAGCACTTGGTTGgaagcagagaaggaggaggtagaggaggtgAAGCAGGACATAGAGAACAGGAGCTCACATCTGGAAG CTGATGGCAGACTGAGCACTGGTCATGCTGGTGTTTTGCTGGCTGAGAGACGAGGCTCCTACCCGCTGATTGACCTGCGCATCCTGAACA CCAATGCCCAGCAGGGGGAGGTAGAGTCTGGCACCAGGAGAAAGGTGAAGCGTCTGCTGAGCTTCCAGAGATACTGCCATGCCTCCAGGCTTCTTAGGGGGCTGGTGCCCCACACCCCGGGGTCCCTACACCTGCTAGACGACGACTACCTAGGGCAGGCTGCG catatGCTATCAAAAGTAGGCGCATGGaactttgacattttcctcTTCGATCGTCTTACGAATG gtAACAGCCTGGTGACTCTGATGTGCCATCTCTTCAATGTCTATGGTCTCATTCATCACTTCCAGCTGGACATGGTCAAACTGCACAGGTTTCTGG GCATGGTGCAGGACGACTACCACTCCCAGAATCCCTATCACAATGCTGTTCATGCAGCAGATGTCACTCAAGCCATGTACTGCTACCTGAAGGAGCCCAAG CTGGCAGAGCAGCTGAGCCCTCTGGACGTGTTCCTGGGTCTGATGGCAGCAGCCGCCCACGATGTGGACCATCCCGGAGTCAACCAGCCCTTCCTCATCAAGACCAGACACCACCTTGCATCCCTCTATCAG AACACGTCTGTGCTGGAGAGTCACCACTGGAGATCCACCGTGGGCATGCTGCGAGAGTCAGGACTGCTGTCCCACCTGCCTGCTGACATGTC GCAGGACATGGAGCAGCAGCTGGGCTCTCTCATCCTGGCTACAGACATCAGCCGGCAGAACGAGTTCCTGTTGACCTTCAGAGAACATGTGGACAACCAGGATCTGGACCTTCAACTGGCTTCACACAGGCACTTTATTCTGCAG ATTGCTCTAAAGTGTGCAGACATCTGTAACCCGTGTCGGGTTTGGGAGCTGAGCAGACAGTGGAGCGAGAGGGTATGTGAGGAATTCTACAGGCAGG GTGACCTGGAGAGAAAGTTTGACTTGGAGATCAGTCCTCTGTGTAACCAGCAGGCTGACTCTATCCCAGCCATCCAGATAG GTTTTATCTCCTACATTGTGGAGCCTCTGTTTGAGGAGTGGCACCGCTTCACCGAGCCCAGCCTGCTCAGCCAGAGCATGATGGGTCACTTGCACAAGAACAAGGCTCACTGGAGCCGCCTACGATACGCACAGGCAACTCTagacacgcaaacacactcCCATGCTGATGAGCCTGAGCCTGAAGTAGGAGGCGGAGAGGGAGAAAACATCCCTTAA
- the LOC120788917 gene encoding cAMP-specific 3',5'-cyclic phosphodiesterase 7B-like isoform X2, producing MSCLMLETCGAVTFKRSEQNAIQVRMLADGRLSTGHAGVLLAERRGSYPLIDLRILNTNAQQGEVESGTRRKVKRLLSFQRYCHASRLLRGLVPHTPGSLHLLDDDYLGQAAHMLSKVGAWNFDIFLFDRLTNGNSLVTLMCHLFNVYGLIHHFQLDMVKLHRFLGMVQDDYHSQNPYHNAVHAADVTQAMYCYLKEPKLAEQLSPLDVFLGLMAAAAHDVDHPGVNQPFLIKTRHHLASLYQNTSVLESHHWRSTVGMLRESGLLSHLPADMSQDMEQQLGSLILATDISRQNEFLLTFREHVDNQDLDLQLASHRHFILQIALKCADICNPCRVWELSRQWSERVCEEFYRQGDLERKFDLEISPLCNQQADSIPAIQIGFISYIVEPLFEEWHRFTEPSLLSQSMMGHLHKNKAHWSRLRYAQATLDTQTHSHADEPEPEVGGGEGENIP from the exons ATGTCCTGTTTAATGCTAGAG ACGTGTGGAGCTGTCACATTTAAAAGGTCGGAGCAGAATGCCATTCAAGTACGCATGCTGG CTGATGGCAGACTGAGCACTGGTCATGCTGGTGTTTTGCTGGCTGAGAGACGAGGCTCCTACCCGCTGATTGACCTGCGCATCCTGAACA CCAATGCCCAGCAGGGGGAGGTAGAGTCTGGCACCAGGAGAAAGGTGAAGCGTCTGCTGAGCTTCCAGAGATACTGCCATGCCTCCAGGCTTCTTAGGGGGCTGGTGCCCCACACCCCGGGGTCCCTACACCTGCTAGACGACGACTACCTAGGGCAGGCTGCG catatGCTATCAAAAGTAGGCGCATGGaactttgacattttcctcTTCGATCGTCTTACGAATG gtAACAGCCTGGTGACTCTGATGTGCCATCTCTTCAATGTCTATGGTCTCATTCATCACTTCCAGCTGGACATGGTCAAACTGCACAGGTTTCTGG GCATGGTGCAGGACGACTACCACTCCCAGAATCCCTATCACAATGCTGTTCATGCAGCAGATGTCACTCAAGCCATGTACTGCTACCTGAAGGAGCCCAAG CTGGCAGAGCAGCTGAGCCCTCTGGACGTGTTCCTGGGTCTGATGGCAGCAGCCGCCCACGATGTGGACCATCCCGGAGTCAACCAGCCCTTCCTCATCAAGACCAGACACCACCTTGCATCCCTCTATCAG AACACGTCTGTGCTGGAGAGTCACCACTGGAGATCCACCGTGGGCATGCTGCGAGAGTCAGGACTGCTGTCCCACCTGCCTGCTGACATGTC GCAGGACATGGAGCAGCAGCTGGGCTCTCTCATCCTGGCTACAGACATCAGCCGGCAGAACGAGTTCCTGTTGACCTTCAGAGAACATGTGGACAACCAGGATCTGGACCTTCAACTGGCTTCACACAGGCACTTTATTCTGCAG ATTGCTCTAAAGTGTGCAGACATCTGTAACCCGTGTCGGGTTTGGGAGCTGAGCAGACAGTGGAGCGAGAGGGTATGTGAGGAATTCTACAGGCAGG GTGACCTGGAGAGAAAGTTTGACTTGGAGATCAGTCCTCTGTGTAACCAGCAGGCTGACTCTATCCCAGCCATCCAGATAG GTTTTATCTCCTACATTGTGGAGCCTCTGTTTGAGGAGTGGCACCGCTTCACCGAGCCCAGCCTGCTCAGCCAGAGCATGATGGGTCACTTGCACAAGAACAAGGCTCACTGGAGCCGCCTACGATACGCACAGGCAACTCTagacacgcaaacacactcCCATGCTGATGAGCCTGAGCCTGAAGTAGGAGGCGGAGAGGGAGAAAACATCCCTTAA